A section of the Bacteroidota bacterium genome encodes:
- a CDS encoding T9SS type A sorting domain-containing protein: protein MLPQVMCYFSKVGLLLIALICITGIAHAQANGGSQDSATSGTLRPRWGSYLIQTFPSPAKVGDQITVQFYNHQNETLTCRVFDIANRFMVELQPKQLTQHGLHTFTIPANRLSSGTYFIRLTTFTESGAEDVVDNSRFLIVH, encoded by the coding sequence GTGTTACCACAAGTCATGTGCTATTTTTCCAAAGTCGGGTTGCTTCTCATTGCGCTCATTTGCATTACGGGAATCGCGCACGCACAGGCCAACGGGGGCTCCCAGGATTCCGCCACCAGCGGGACGCTTCGGCCACGCTGGGGATCCTATCTCATCCAAACGTTTCCATCGCCGGCAAAAGTCGGCGATCAGATTACCGTTCAGTTCTACAATCATCAGAATGAAACGCTGACCTGCCGGGTATTCGACATCGCCAATCGCTTCATGGTCGAGCTTCAGCCGAAACAACTGACCCAGCATGGTCTTCATACCTTCACCATTCCTGCGAACAGACTCTCGAGCGGTACCTATTTTATTCGTCTAACCACCTTTACAGAGTCCGGCGCAGAAGATGTCGTCGATAACTCACGCTTCCTGATCGTTCACTGA
- a CDS encoding IgGFc-binding protein produces MLHRRQLFLSMLLTCLMAGTAYSQSSERVVVGDNRGKDFWLAFPKNAIFEQGTEIQLTLFITGDKASNVTVVVPEFHDTIRQHINAGEIRQFAIDSQVQILESEKIRKLGVHVMSDNDVAVFGLSHRKASTDTYVAFPTNRLGTTYRAVGYYPLANVGAQGFATEFTIVGTEDHTIVNISLTDDTRGGHRAGETYSLELNQGDTYMVHGDPGLGKKTRDLTGTLVTATKPISFFVGHSCAQVPPEVQFCDQLLEMEPPIPSWGRQFYVGRFESKTEYVIRVVASEDNTQVFLDNQLVARLQAGQFYENNHLRNNSFVTASAPVLVAEYAQSSNADSIKVGDPFMLLVTPTEQFLNYYRFATPIEGQWYHYINLVVPLDAESSLRLDGRTVPLRLFKTIGISRYGIAQVEIGYGPHTVSCDRPFGLYSYGFGVLGENYDSYGNCGGQLVETVPIVADTMRPILELISDDASLSLQLIARDDRLFDGGLAKITVIDSDNFRSPVSVPKFDPGAPEVPLAFRVQDTGSCGFISFRMADVAGNVSYWIICRTQTGHQWSYTLREGRENICPSCRSWTAQFITTPSFTLSDVSFPTPSYLKGPSTFDQFSTRLSGGFEGLYIYPLDKEMQLAGGIGFANFTGAAIGTHSTFVTDSILYGDTAGSRKSKLIEQFATEASLTYLTVNGGIYYYAVPEQIYLYAGLSAGFLISGSYVETSHIAFPATLVDSTGRSTGTQDRTVTSGSLPHPTTFHIALELSPGLQFKLSQNIALLAGAYMNLPFFNAVQDLDWHLTTFGARIGLQYRH; encoded by the coding sequence GTGCTCCATCGTCGCCAGCTATTTCTCTCCATGTTGCTGACCTGCCTGATGGCTGGTACGGCCTATTCGCAGTCATCCGAACGAGTGGTCGTTGGCGATAATCGCGGAAAAGATTTTTGGCTCGCCTTTCCGAAAAATGCAATCTTCGAGCAAGGCACCGAAATTCAACTTACGCTCTTTATTACCGGTGATAAAGCCTCCAATGTCACCGTCGTGGTTCCGGAGTTTCACGACACCATCCGCCAGCACATCAACGCTGGTGAAATCCGGCAATTCGCGATTGACAGTCAAGTGCAAATACTCGAGAGCGAAAAAATCCGCAAACTTGGCGTGCACGTCATGTCCGATAACGATGTGGCGGTCTTTGGACTCTCTCACCGCAAGGCCAGCACCGATACATACGTTGCATTCCCGACGAACCGGCTCGGCACGACCTATCGCGCGGTGGGATATTACCCGCTTGCGAACGTTGGTGCCCAGGGCTTTGCAACCGAGTTCACTATTGTCGGAACAGAAGACCATACGATCGTCAACATTTCGCTGACCGATGATACTCGCGGGGGACACCGCGCTGGTGAAACCTATTCCCTCGAGCTGAATCAAGGCGATACCTATATGGTCCATGGAGATCCTGGGCTTGGAAAGAAAACGAGGGATCTCACAGGAACGCTGGTAACTGCCACGAAGCCCATCAGTTTCTTTGTCGGTCATAGCTGCGCGCAGGTGCCTCCGGAGGTACAGTTTTGCGATCAACTCCTCGAAATGGAGCCGCCAATTCCAAGCTGGGGCCGGCAGTTCTACGTCGGTCGATTCGAAAGCAAAACCGAATACGTCATCCGCGTGGTGGCCAGCGAGGATAACACACAAGTGTTTCTCGATAATCAACTCGTTGCCCGGCTTCAGGCCGGTCAATTTTATGAGAACAATCATCTTCGCAATAATTCTTTCGTCACGGCCAGCGCGCCGGTGCTTGTTGCGGAATACGCACAGAGTTCCAATGCGGATTCGATCAAAGTCGGAGATCCGTTTATGCTGCTCGTCACGCCGACGGAGCAATTTCTGAATTACTATCGGTTCGCAACGCCTATCGAAGGTCAGTGGTACCATTACATCAACCTGGTCGTACCGCTCGATGCTGAGTCTTCGCTCCGATTGGATGGTCGTACGGTTCCGCTTCGACTGTTCAAAACCATCGGAATCTCCCGTTATGGTATTGCTCAGGTAGAGATTGGATATGGCCCTCATACGGTCTCCTGTGATCGTCCATTCGGACTCTACTCCTATGGCTTCGGTGTGCTTGGCGAGAACTACGATTCCTATGGTAATTGCGGTGGCCAGTTAGTCGAAACCGTCCCGATTGTTGCCGATACCATGCGGCCGATCCTCGAACTCATTTCCGATGACGCGTCGCTCTCGCTTCAACTGATCGCTCGCGATGATCGCCTCTTCGATGGCGGACTCGCGAAGATCACTGTAATCGATAGTGATAATTTCCGCTCGCCGGTATCGGTCCCGAAGTTCGATCCTGGCGCTCCAGAGGTGCCACTTGCGTTTCGCGTTCAGGATACCGGATCCTGTGGCTTCATCAGCTTTCGCATGGCCGATGTGGCAGGCAATGTATCCTATTGGATCATTTGCCGAACTCAGACGGGCCACCAGTGGTCCTATACGCTCCGGGAAGGCCGCGAGAACATCTGCCCCAGTTGCCGCTCCTGGACCGCTCAGTTCATCACGACGCCATCCTTCACACTTTCCGATGTCTCCTTTCCGACACCATCGTACCTGAAGGGCCCGAGCACCTTCGATCAGTTCAGCACTCGGCTGAGTGGTGGTTTCGAGGGCCTTTACATTTATCCGCTCGATAAAGAGATGCAACTTGCCGGAGGTATCGGCTTTGCGAACTTCACCGGAGCAGCCATTGGTACGCACTCCACGTTTGTTACCGATTCCATCCTCTACGGCGATACCGCAGGTTCTCGCAAGTCCAAGCTCATCGAGCAGTTCGCAACGGAAGCCTCGCTTACATACCTGACCGTCAATGGCGGTATCTACTATTACGCGGTCCCCGAGCAGATCTATCTCTATGCCGGTCTCTCTGCCGGATTCCTGATCTCCGGTTCCTACGTCGAGACGAGCCATATCGCTTTCCCGGCCACGCTGGTCGATTCCACTGGGCGCAGCACCGGCACGCAGGACCGCACGGTTACCAGCGGCTCGTTGCCGCATCCCACGACCTTTCACATTGCGCTCGAACTCTCGCCGGGGCTTCAGTTCAAGCTCAGCCAGAATATCGCGCTCCTGGCGGGAGCATATATGAACCTCCCGTTCTTCAACGCCGTCCAGGATTTGGACTGGCACCTGACCACCTTCGGCGCCCGTATCGGATTGCAGTACCGGCATTAG
- the tpiA gene encoding triose-phosphate isomerase produces MRTKLIVGNWKMNGTVKETRKLIFQLAVEWGKPCEGVEVAVCPPFTSLIVAKHELELSHIKLGAQNCYVEREGAFTGEISATMLADCGCTYVILGHSERRTLFGETDELVSRKVGATLEAGMIPIVCIGETESERNRNDTEAVLARQLSGSLLGVGSDAAFVLAYEPVWAIGTGKTASTDQAQAAHAFIRAELGKKFGAAAANIQILYGGSMKPQNAKDLLACPDVDGGLIGGASLDADQFIAIIEAAARKG; encoded by the coding sequence ATGCGCACCAAACTCATCGTCGGTAACTGGAAGATGAACGGCACTGTGAAGGAGACGCGCAAGCTGATTTTTCAGCTTGCAGTCGAGTGGGGCAAGCCATGCGAGGGCGTCGAGGTCGCTGTGTGTCCGCCGTTTACGTCACTTATTGTTGCGAAGCACGAACTCGAACTCTCCCACATCAAGCTCGGCGCGCAGAACTGCTACGTGGAACGCGAGGGTGCATTTACCGGAGAGATTTCCGCTACGATGCTGGCCGATTGCGGATGTACTTACGTCATACTCGGCCACAGCGAGCGCCGAACGCTCTTCGGCGAGACTGACGAACTCGTCTCGCGCAAGGTGGGCGCCACGCTTGAAGCCGGGATGATCCCAATTGTTTGTATTGGCGAAACCGAAAGCGAACGTAATCGCAATGATACCGAGGCAGTGTTAGCGCGTCAACTAAGTGGAAGTCTCCTTGGCGTTGGGAGTGATGCAGCGTTCGTCCTCGCTTATGAACCTGTCTGGGCGATTGGGACCGGCAAGACTGCCAGCACCGATCAGGCACAGGCGGCCCATGCATTTATTCGCGCCGAATTAGGAAAGAAGTTTGGAGCGGCCGCCGCGAACATCCAGATCTTGTATGGCGGTAGCATGAAACCCCAGAATGCGAAGGACCTGCTGGCGTGCCCGGATGTCGATGGCGGACTCATCGGCGGCGCTTCGCTCGATGCCGATCAGTTCATCGCCATCATCGAAGCAGCCGCACGGAAAGGATGA
- the gcvH gene encoding glycine cleavage system protein GcvH, with protein sequence MNFPNDLKYTKDHEWLRTEGTTGTIGITDYAQGELGDVIYLDLKSGHTVNAHESLGTIEAVKTVSDLYTPVGGKVLEVNSPLNDSPETVNKDPYGAGWLAKIQLSNPKEADALLSADEYKKLIGQ encoded by the coding sequence ATGAACTTCCCAAACGATCTTAAGTACACGAAAGACCACGAGTGGCTCCGCACTGAGGGTACCACCGGCACGATTGGCATTACCGATTACGCGCAGGGCGAGCTGGGCGATGTGATCTATCTCGATCTGAAGTCGGGGCACACGGTGAATGCGCACGAATCGCTTGGCACGATCGAAGCGGTCAAGACGGTGAGCGATCTGTACACGCCGGTCGGCGGTAAGGTCCTCGAAGTGAATTCGCCGCTCAATGATTCACCGGAGACGGTGAACAAAGATCCCTACGGAGCAGGTTGGCTCGCGAAGATTCAACTCTCGAACCCGAAAGAGGCCGACGCACTGCTCAGCGCGGATGAGTATAAGAAGCTGATAGGACAATAG
- a CDS encoding transposase, which translates to MRETKPFYRGDLPHYLPNDRPYFLTFRLAGSEPKDDERLAMLLLKRQFLEYDRILDTVKSGPHWLREERIAALVKEAIHHRDKSEYDLHAYAIMSNHVHMVVTLTGDVPLDRVLQQMKSFTAVACNKVLARRGDFWLHEGYDHVVRLGRFGNVIWYVLNNPVNAGLCKRWQEYPHSYLSPDLHGFE; encoded by the coding sequence ATGCGTGAGACCAAACCATTTTACCGAGGCGACCTCCCTCACTACCTCCCCAACGACCGCCCATACTTCCTGACGTTCAGGCTTGCCGGTTCAGAACCAAAGGACGACGAACGGCTCGCGATGCTTCTGCTGAAGCGACAATTTCTGGAGTATGACCGAATCCTTGACACTGTGAAGTCCGGCCCACACTGGTTGCGCGAGGAGCGCATCGCGGCACTTGTGAAGGAGGCGATCCATCATCGAGACAAATCGGAGTACGATCTCCATGCTTATGCGATCATGTCGAACCATGTCCACATGGTCGTCACGCTCACGGGCGACGTGCCACTGGATCGTGTGCTTCAGCAAATGAAATCATTCACGGCTGTCGCGTGCAATAAGGTGCTCGCGCGGCGCGGCGACTTCTGGCTGCATGAGGGATACGATCATGTGGTCCGGCTTGGTCGGTTCGGCAATGTCATCTGGTATGTGCTGAACAATCCCGTGAATGCCGGGCTATGCAAACGGTGGCAAGAGTATCCACACAGCTATCTAAGTCCCGATCTCCACGGCTTCGAGTGA
- a CDS encoding sigma-54 dependent transcriptional regulator gives MNGRILIVDDEPHILKTMTIGLRAAGYEVTAFEEAELALKEADRDIFGEKPFDLAFIDLMMFPMNGIVLMQELKRRQPDLTVVIITAHGTVETAVSAMKQGAFDYLQKPFELRELTQFADRVMQSHRIQLRSQAEHEIITENPVYLGVLRMAERVAPSQLTVLIEGETGTGKELVANFIHARSDRASKPLVKVNCAALSSELIESELFGHVKGSFTGALRDRQGRVEAADGGTLFLDEVGEMPIAMQAKLLRFLQSREYQRVGENETRHADVRIIAATNRNLEESIERGVIREDLFYRLSGVRLLIPPLRIRKEDILPLAERFLSDAVRSSSTEAMLPHLSEAVQTALLEYDWRGNVRELEHAMLRAAILAGPRGTIELQDLPTHIARQDRADGFSNLVGEQLGVSDSLKSLEEVERDHIARVIARTASLEEAARVLKIDSATLWRKRKKYAL, from the coding sequence ATGAATGGGAGAATACTAATCGTTGATGATGAACCGCACATTCTGAAGACGATGACGATTGGCCTTCGTGCGGCAGGCTATGAGGTCACCGCTTTCGAAGAAGCCGAACTGGCACTGAAGGAGGCCGACCGTGATATTTTTGGGGAGAAGCCATTCGATCTGGCATTCATTGACCTGATGATGTTTCCGATGAATGGAATTGTCCTCATGCAGGAGTTGAAGCGGCGTCAGCCTGATCTCACGGTGGTGATCATCACGGCGCATGGGACCGTTGAGACCGCTGTAAGCGCAATGAAGCAAGGGGCGTTCGATTACCTCCAAAAGCCCTTTGAATTGCGAGAGTTGACCCAGTTTGCCGATCGCGTGATGCAGTCGCATCGGATTCAACTTCGCTCACAAGCCGAGCATGAGATCATCACTGAAAATCCGGTGTATCTCGGAGTCCTCCGCATGGCCGAGCGCGTGGCGCCATCTCAACTCACAGTGCTCATTGAGGGGGAGACCGGCACGGGAAAGGAGTTGGTTGCGAACTTCATTCATGCTCGGAGCGATCGTGCCTCGAAGCCACTGGTCAAAGTCAACTGCGCAGCCCTCTCATCTGAACTTATTGAAAGCGAACTGTTCGGGCATGTCAAAGGCTCATTTACCGGTGCGCTCAGAGACCGGCAGGGAAGAGTGGAAGCTGCCGACGGCGGAACACTCTTTCTCGACGAGGTTGGCGAGATGCCAATCGCCATGCAGGCCAAGCTGTTGCGCTTCCTACAGAGCCGAGAGTACCAGCGGGTTGGCGAAAATGAGACTCGCCATGCAGATGTGCGCATCATCGCAGCCACAAATAGAAATTTGGAGGAATCGATCGAGCGAGGGGTAATTCGGGAAGATCTCTTCTATCGCTTGAGCGGCGTCCGGTTGCTGATACCTCCGCTTAGAATTCGCAAAGAGGATATACTTCCACTGGCCGAGCGGTTCCTATCGGATGCCGTTCGTTCAAGTTCAACGGAAGCCATGCTGCCTCACCTTTCGGAAGCAGTTCAGACCGCGCTGCTCGAATACGATTGGCGTGGCAATGTTCGTGAGTTGGAGCATGCCATGCTGCGCGCTGCAATTCTGGCGGGGCCTCGAGGCACTATCGAACTCCAGGACCTACCAACTCATATCGCGAGGCAGGATCGGGCCGATGGATTCTCTAACTTGGTTGGGGAACAGTTGGGTGTCTCGGACAGCCTGAAATCGCTTGAGGAAGTTGAACGAGATCATATTGCCAGGGTTATCGCAAGAACGGCAAGCCTGGAAGAAGCGGCCCGAGTTTTAAAGATCGATAGCGCGACACTATGGCGAAAGCGCAAAAAATATGCCCTGTGA
- a CDS encoding ATP-binding protein, with product MFTTLRARVFAGFLFILMLLAGLAGYAIYSLASLADVTSASLEKNAEQSLAASSMYESLVRIDQAELRMLAADTADAGPAMVEEPAHFYYALTKAWTATDAQDSASPLLNDIEVRWSEYKGHLDYFYTLALHDPPKARRFYEDTLEHEIDTLKGKNISLQDLNFNAFESAKSQEKARARGATLGVILVAAIALLVGIAGSYEISRRTVRPLMDLTDRVKELRAGHLEAHVPIRGADEISDLGFEFNRLTERLREFEAMNVSEIVREKQKSEAIIESIDDPLLLFDAGGKLILMNKAAETITGRSEQLALGESLRSLFSNPKVLKDIEQALEYAARSLHGARKDESELMLTSQPPIVEIARESWRRYFRIRVARIVAAGSQSPLAGVLVLFTDITHFKRLDQMKSDFIAKVSHEFRTPLTSMTMSLDILGDELVGSINPEQRDIIETSKHDAKRLSKLIRDLLMLARLESAKEGEAKEEIDLAETVEQLVRSMQPQYNERHVHLMHHRAPEGRFEIAREDLTSILANLLSNALKYTPAGGEVSVSVEWQAHVGCIVLEVRDTGVGIAPEDRARIFEKFFQIKHRDMSTPGSVGLGLAIVREIADRYNGSVAVESAPGKGSTFTVQLHVRRVKESAEQQV from the coding sequence ATGTTCACAACGCTCCGCGCGAGGGTCTTCGCGGGCTTCTTGTTTATCCTGATGTTACTCGCGGGCTTGGCGGGCTATGCAATCTATTCCCTCGCCTCACTGGCGGACGTGACCAGTGCCTCGCTCGAAAAGAATGCCGAGCAGAGCCTCGCTGCCAGCAGCATGTATGAGAGTCTCGTGCGGATCGATCAGGCCGAGCTTCGGATGCTTGCTGCCGATACCGCCGATGCCGGACCCGCCATGGTCGAAGAGCCCGCGCATTTCTACTATGCTCTCACCAAAGCGTGGACCGCCACCGATGCCCAGGACTCCGCATCACCATTGCTCAATGATATCGAAGTCCGCTGGAGCGAATACAAAGGTCATCTCGATTATTTTTACACATTGGCCTTACACGATCCACCGAAAGCCCGACGGTTCTATGAAGATACACTCGAACATGAGATCGACACGTTGAAGGGGAAGAATATCTCGCTTCAAGATTTGAACTTCAATGCGTTCGAATCGGCAAAGAGTCAGGAAAAGGCGCGCGCGCGCGGTGCCACGCTCGGTGTGATCCTGGTAGCGGCAATCGCGCTACTCGTCGGTATTGCCGGTAGCTATGAAATATCGCGGCGAACCGTCAGGCCTCTGATGGACCTGACCGATCGAGTCAAGGAGCTTCGTGCCGGGCACCTAGAAGCTCACGTGCCAATTCGTGGCGCGGACGAGATCAGCGACCTCGGATTCGAATTCAACAGGCTGACCGAACGCCTTCGCGAGTTTGAGGCAATGAATGTCAGCGAGATTGTTCGGGAGAAACAGAAGTCGGAAGCGATCATCGAGTCTATCGATGATCCGCTACTATTGTTCGATGCCGGCGGCAAACTCATTCTGATGAATAAGGCTGCTGAAACGATTACTGGACGCTCGGAGCAATTGGCGCTCGGAGAATCTCTTCGGAGTCTATTCAGCAATCCTAAAGTACTCAAAGATATCGAGCAGGCACTCGAATATGCTGCACGTTCTCTGCATGGCGCTCGAAAAGACGAGTCTGAACTAATGCTGACTTCGCAGCCACCCATTGTGGAGATCGCGCGGGAGAGTTGGCGGCGATATTTTAGGATTCGGGTCGCCAGAATTGTGGCCGCTGGCTCGCAGTCGCCGCTCGCCGGTGTACTCGTATTGTTCACTGATATTACCCATTTCAAGCGGCTCGACCAGATGAAGTCCGACTTCATTGCAAAAGTCTCGCATGAATTCCGCACACCGCTTACTTCCATGACGATGTCGCTTGATATACTTGGAGATGAGTTGGTTGGCTCGATCAACCCGGAGCAGCGTGACATCATCGAGACATCGAAGCATGATGCAAAACGGCTTTCGAAGCTCATCCGTGACCTGCTAATGCTGGCGCGTTTGGAGAGTGCAAAGGAAGGGGAAGCGAAAGAAGAGATAGACCTTGCAGAAACGGTGGAGCAACTGGTCCGTTCGATGCAGCCACAGTACAATGAACGTCACGTCCATCTTATGCATCATCGGGCACCCGAGGGCCGCTTTGAAATAGCGCGGGAGGACTTGACGAGCATTCTCGCGAACTTACTTTCGAACGCGCTCAAGTATACTCCCGCTGGAGGTGAAGTATCTGTTTCGGTTGAGTGGCAGGCGCACGTTGGCTGCATCGTGCTTGAAGTTCGCGATACCGGCGTCGGTATCGCTCCGGAAGATCGTGCTCGCATTTTCGAGAAGTTTTTCCAGATTAAACATCGGGACATGAGCACTCCGGGCTCGGTCGGACTCGGTCTGGCGATTGTACGTGAAATTGCTGACCGCTATAATGGTTCGGTGGCAGTGGAGAGTGCCCCCGGAAAGGGCAGCACCTTCACTGTCCAACTGCATGTTCGCCGAGTAAAGGAGTCAGCGGAACAACAGGTATGA
- the purL gene encoding phosphoribosylformylglycinamidine synthase subunit PurL: MQPPITSLEQAERIAIELGLLKEEFAEIVSILGGRVPTYTELGIFSVMWSEHCSYKNSIAQLKTLPRKGGRLLVEAGEENAGLVDIGDGLAVAFKIESHNHPSAVVPYEGAATGVGGILRDIFTMGARPIAALNSLRFGELTGELSDRTKFLLRGVVHGISDYGNSFGVPTVAGEVYFDKCYQGNPLVNAMAVGIVEHGKTVSASAEGIGNLVMLVGSRTGRDGIHGASLLASAVFSEAAESLRPTVQVGDPFAEKLLLEATLEAIAAGVVVGMQDMGAAGISCCTSEMSAKAGTGMMIDLNRVPLRETGMSAFEIMLSESQERMLVVVEPEDVAATKAIFDKWDLQAEIIGTVTDTGNVVIDYLGERVADIPAKALALGGDMTPVYYRDSHEPKYLTETRKFDPIQLSDVEDAGAVLRTLLGVPSIASKRWIYEQYDSMVRTNSLYLTGSDAAIVRVKGTTKGLAMKTDCNSRYVRLDPYRGTVTAVVEAARNIACTGATPIGVTNCLNFGNPYDPEVYWQFKEAIRGMGDACRVLGTPVTGGNVSFYNESPEGAIFPTPTIGMIGLIEDITKVVSSDFKHEGDAIILLSVAGSKNISDGLGGSEYLYQRTGLVTGAGPDCDVAQEAELIRSLIELSEASLIHSAHDISEGGFAVALAECCFAQGTEQPLGAKIGNPHEGTVRRDAILFAERQGRVILSADPENVAAIQAIATKHSLRASQIGTVQGDRLVIGEIIDEAILDLFEIYSNALPSLMDKEVAVA, translated from the coding sequence ATGCAGCCACCGATAACAAGTCTTGAACAAGCCGAACGCATTGCCATTGAATTGGGCCTCCTCAAAGAGGAATTCGCCGAGATCGTTTCGATCCTCGGTGGCCGGGTGCCGACCTATACCGAACTAGGCATCTTTTCCGTCATGTGGAGCGAGCATTGTTCGTACAAGAACTCGATCGCTCAACTCAAGACACTGCCTCGCAAAGGTGGACGCTTGCTTGTTGAAGCTGGTGAAGAAAATGCCGGGCTCGTCGATATTGGCGATGGACTTGCCGTCGCGTTCAAGATCGAATCCCACAACCATCCTTCGGCCGTTGTTCCGTATGAAGGTGCCGCCACTGGCGTTGGAGGCATTCTTCGGGATATTTTCACGATGGGCGCACGGCCCATCGCGGCTTTGAATTCACTGCGATTCGGAGAACTTACCGGCGAACTTTCGGACCGCACGAAGTTTCTACTGCGTGGCGTGGTGCATGGCATATCCGATTACGGCAATTCGTTTGGTGTGCCGACTGTCGCGGGCGAAGTATACTTTGATAAGTGCTATCAAGGAAATCCCCTCGTCAACGCAATGGCCGTTGGCATTGTGGAGCATGGCAAGACGGTTAGCGCGTCGGCCGAAGGCATTGGCAATCTCGTCATGCTGGTTGGCTCTCGCACGGGACGCGACGGCATCCATGGAGCGAGTCTTCTGGCGAGTGCAGTCTTCAGCGAGGCCGCCGAGTCGCTCCGACCCACGGTGCAAGTTGGAGATCCTTTTGCGGAGAAGCTGCTTCTGGAAGCAACACTCGAAGCAATTGCAGCTGGTGTTGTCGTAGGCATGCAGGACATGGGTGCGGCCGGCATTAGTTGCTGCACATCCGAGATGAGCGCCAAGGCCGGAACTGGCATGATGATCGATCTTAACCGCGTGCCGCTCCGCGAGACCGGCATGTCGGCATTCGAGATCATGCTTTCAGAGTCGCAGGAGCGAATGCTCGTTGTCGTAGAGCCGGAGGATGTTGCTGCGACCAAAGCGATTTTCGATAAGTGGGACCTACAGGCGGAGATCATTGGCACAGTCACCGATACTGGCAACGTGGTGATCGACTATTTGGGCGAGCGCGTTGCCGATATTCCTGCGAAGGCGCTCGCGCTCGGCGGCGATATGACTCCAGTTTATTATCGGGATTCTCACGAACCGAAATACCTGACCGAGACTCGTAAATTCGATCCCATCCAACTCTCCGATGTGGAAGATGCCGGTGCGGTGCTCCGTACTCTACTTGGCGTGCCATCCATCGCTTCAAAGCGATGGATCTACGAGCAGTATGATTCGATGGTCCGCACAAACTCACTCTACCTGACTGGGAGTGATGCGGCGATCGTACGTGTGAAGGGGACTACAAAAGGGCTGGCGATGAAGACCGACTGCAATTCGCGCTACGTCCGGCTCGATCCATATCGCGGTACTGTGACCGCTGTTGTGGAGGCGGCTCGGAACATCGCATGCACCGGTGCGACCCCAATTGGCGTTACGAATTGCCTCAACTTTGGCAATCCGTATGATCCAGAAGTTTATTGGCAATTCAAAGAAGCGATTCGCGGAATGGGCGATGCGTGTCGTGTACTCGGCACTCCGGTGACGGGTGGCAATGTGAGTTTTTATAATGAGAGCCCCGAAGGAGCGATCTTCCCCACGCCTACTATTGGCATGATCGGACTTATCGAGGATATTACAAAAGTCGTATCGAGTGATTTCAAACACGAAGGCGATGCCATCATTTTACTCTCAGTAGCGGGATCAAAGAATATAAGCGATGGTCTTGGCGGTAGCGAGTATCTCTATCAGCGCACGGGATTGGTTACCGGCGCCGGGCCTGATTGTGATGTTGCGCAAGAAGCCGAGCTTATTCGGTCCTTGATCGAGCTCTCTGAGGCATCGCTGATCCATTCTGCGCATGATATTAGCGAAGGTGGATTCGCAGTCGCGCTTGCCGAATGCTGCTTCGCGCAGGGCACCGAGCAGCCGCTTGGCGCGAAGATTGGAAATCCGCACGAAGGCACTGTTCGCAGAGATGCGATTCTGTTTGCAGAGCGCCAAGGGCGTGTGATCCTTTCTGCTGATCCCGAGAATGTTGCGGCGATTCAGGCGATTGCGACCAAACATTCATTGAGAGCTTCCCAGATAGGGACTGTTCAAGGGGACCGGCTCGTCATTGGCGAAATAATTGATGAAGCGATTCTGGATTTATTCGAGATCTACTCGAATGCACTCCCTTCATTGATGGACAAAGAGGTAGCAGTTGCGTAA